One window of the Amia ocellicauda isolate fAmiCal2 chromosome 18, fAmiCal2.hap1, whole genome shotgun sequence genome contains the following:
- the LOC136713935 gene encoding lysozyme C-like: protein MYSLTMKAALLLLALASVNGMVYERCELARILQANGMDGYWGYSLGDWMCMAYWESGYNTQAIDHDSDGSTDYGIFQINSRWWCQNYETANAEDACGINCSELLTDNIGVDITCAKRVVRDPNGMSAWYGWDYHCRGQDLSQYTAGCGV, encoded by the exons ATGTATTCTCTCACGATGAAggctgctctgctcctcctggctCTCGCCTCTGTGAACGGCATGGTGTACGAGCGCTGTGAACTGGCCAGGATCCTGCAGGCCAATGGAATGGACGGCTACTGGGGATACAGCCTTGGAGACT GGATGTGCATGGCCTACTGGGAATCGGGGTACAACACCCAAGCCATCGATCACGACTCGGACGGGTCCACTGACTACGGCATCTTCCAGATCAACAGCCGCTGGTGGTGTCAGAACTACGAGACGGCGAATGCGGAGGATGCCTGTGGAATCAACTGCAGTG AGCTGCTGACTGATAACATCGGAGTAGACATCACCTGTGCCAAGCGAGTGGTCAGAGACCCCAACGGCATGTCAGCATG GTACGGCTGGGACTATCACTGTAGGGGACAAGATCTCAGCCAATACACAGCTGGCTGCGGGGTGTGA